Sequence from the Actinocatenispora sera genome:
GTCTCGCCGCACATGGCGGGCGACTTCGTCGGCTCGCTCGAGGAGCTTGCGCGGCTGTTCGTGGCGAACTTCGACCGGTGGCGGCAGGGGCAGCCACTGCAGAATGTCGTCGACAAGCATCTCGGCTACGTGCCCAGCCGTGCCACCGAGCCGGCTGGGGCCGGCCGTCGGGCGGGCGAGGCGGCCGCCGACGGCCCCGGACAGGAAGGGCTCCCGACATGGACCCGGACATGACCGAACCGTCCCGTGCCAACCCGTCCGGCGCCGACCCGGCCGGGCCCACCCCGGCCGGACTGGCCGCCGAGGACGTGCTCGCCCGTACGGCGTCCGAGCTGGTCGCCGGGTACTCCACCGGTGAGCTGTCGCCGGTGGCGGTGACCACCGCGACGCTGCGCCGGATCGAGAAGCGCGACCCCGAACTCAACGCGTACTGCCTGGTCGACGCGGACGGCGCGCTGGACCAGGCCGAACTGGCCGAGCAGCGGTGGGGGCAGGGCAATCCGATCGGGCTGCTGGACGGCGTACCCGTGGCGGTGAAGGATCTGTTGCTGCTCGCCGGCGCGCCGACCCGCCGCGGCTCGCGCACGATCGAGCCGGACCAGCCGTGGCCGGACGACTCGCCGGCCACCGCACGGCTGCGCGAACACGGCGCGGTGCTCGTCGGCAAGACCACCACGCCGGAGTTCGGCTGGAAGGGGGTGACCGACAGCCCGCTGACCGGGGTGACCCGCAACCCGTGGGCGCCGGACCGGACCCCGGGCGGCTCCAGCGGCGGAAGTGCCGCGGCGGCGGCGGCCGGCCTGTGCGCGCTCGCGATCGGTACCGACGGCGGCGGCTCGATCCGGATCCCCGCCGCGTTCTGCGGGATCGTCGGGTTCAAGCCGACGTACGGGCGGGTGCCGGCCTGGCCGGCGAGCCCGTTCGGGCTGCTGTCGCACGTCGGGCCGATGGCCCGGTCGGTCGACGACGTGGCGCTCGCGCTGGACGTGCTGTCGCTGCGCGACTCGCGCGACCCGGCCGCGCTCGCCCCGCCGGTCGGCTCGTACCGGGAGGCGGTGCGCCGGCCGGTGCGCGGGCTGGTCGCCGCGTACAGCGCCACGCTCGGGCATGCGGAGGTGGACACCGAGGTCACCGACCTGGTCGAGCAGGCGGTGGACGCGCTGTCGGTCGAGGTGGGGCTGCGGGTGGAGCTCGCCGACCCCGGCTTCGACGACCCACTCGAGGTGTTCGAGACGCTCTGGTCGGCCGGGGCCGCGCACGCCGTCGCGGCCGTTCCCCCCGAGCGCCGCGAGCAGCTCGACCCGGGTCTGCGCCGGCTCGGCGAGGCCGGCGGCCGGCTGTCGTTGGAGGCCTACCAGACCGCGCTCGACGCCCGCAACGTGCTCGGCGTGACGCTCGGCGTGTTCCACGAGAGCTACGACGTGCTGCTCACCCCGACGGTGCCGGTTCCGGCGTTCGAGGCCGGGCACGACGTGCCGCCCGGTGGCGAGTGGACCCGATGGCCGCAGTGGACACCGTTCAGCTATCCGTTCAACCTCACCGGCCAGCCGGCCGCGACCGTTCCGGTCGGGCTGACCGCCGACGGCCGGCCGGTGGGGCTGCAGGTGGTCGGGCCGCGGCACTCCGACGACCTGGTACTGGCGGTGTGCCGCGCGCTGGAGGCGGTCCGCCCGTGGCCGCTGACGGCACCCGACGCCGGCTGACCGGCGTTTCAGGTATCCATCGACGAGAGGTGGCGATGATGGCGCGGTTCGTGGAGATCAGCCTGGCCAAGCGGGGCGCGGTGTGCGTGGCCCGGTTGCTGGACGCCGAGGCGCCGGCGACCTGCGCCGCGGTGTGGGACGCGCTGCCGGTGGACGGCCCGGCGTACCACGCCAAGTACGCCCGGAACGAGATCTACGCACTGCTGCCGGCGCTCGCGACCAGCCCGCCGATGGAGCATCCGACGGTGACGCCACTGCCCGGTGACGTGTGCTTCTTCGCCTTCGAGGGCACCGAGATCGGCTCCCCGGCGTACGGCTACGACGCCGGCAGCGCGGCACACGGCGGCCCGCAGGTGATCGACCTGGCGCTGTTCTACGGTCGCAACAACCTGCTGATCAACGGCGACCGCGGGTTCGTGCCGGGATCGGTGTTCGCCACCGTCGAGCAGGGCCTGCCGGCGATGGCCGAGGCCGCGCAGGACATGTGGCTGCGCGGCGTCGAGGGAGAACGCCTCCAGTTCCGCCGCCTGGACGACCGGTAGGTCGGTTCCGCCGCCTGGACGACCGGTAGGTCGGTTCCGCCGCCTGGACGACCGGTAGGTCGGTTCCGCCGCCTGGACGACCGGTAGGTCGGTTCCGCCGCCTGGACGACCGGTAGGTCGGTTCCGCCGCCTGGACGACCGGTAGGTCGGTTCCGCCGCCTGGACGACCGGTAGGTCGGTTCCGCCGCCTGGAAGAACGATAGGTCGCCGTCCGTGGCCGGTACGCGCCGGCCACGGACGGCGATCGTCAGCTGGTCGCGTCCGTGACGGCCGCGGACCACAGCTCCAGCGCCTCGTCGATCTCGTCGGCGGTGACCACCAGCGGCGGGATCATCCGGACCACGTTGGAGTAGGCGCCGCAGGTCAGCAGCAGCAGGCCGCGCGCCGCCGCGGCCTGCTGGGCGCGCTGGGCGGTGGCGGTGTCCGGTTCACCGTCGGCGGTGGTGAACTCGCTGCCGACCATCAGCCCCAACCCGCGCACGTCGCCGATCACCGGATGCGCGGCCGCCACCTTGCGGGCGCCGTCGATCAGCCGGCGGCCCTGCTCGGCGGCGTTGTCGACGAGCTTCTCGTCCTCGATCACCGACAGGGTGGCGAGCGCGGCGGCGCAGGCCACCGCGTTGCCCCCGTAGGTGCCACCCTGCGAGCCAGGCCAGGCCTTCGTCATCAGCTCTTCCGACGCGGCGATGCCCGACAGCGGGAACCCGCTCGCCAGCCCCTTCGCGATGACCTGCACGTCGGGCCGGATCCCGAAGTGCTCGTGCCCCCAGTACCGCCCGGTGCGGCCGAACCCGGTCTGCACCTCGTCGAGCACCAGCACGATCCCGTACCGGTCGGCGCGTTCGCGCACGCCCGCGAGGAACCGCTCGTTCGCCGGCACGTACCCGCCCTCGCCGAGCACCGGCTCGACGAAGATCGCCGCGGTGTCGTTGGGTGCCGTACCGGTGGCGAACAGGTAGTCCAGCTCGCGCAGGGCGAAGTCGGTGGCCGTGTCCTCGTCCCACCCGTAGTGGTACGCGTACGGGAACGGGGCGGTGTGCACGCCGGCCATCAGCGGCGCGAACCCGGCGGAGAACCGGGTCCCGGAGCGGGTCAGCGACGCCGCACCGATGGTGCGGCCGTGGAACGAACCGTCGAACACCACGATGTTGGGCCGCCCGGTGGCCTGCCGGGCCAGCCGCAGCGCGGCCTCCACCGCCTCGGAGCCGGAGTTGGCGTAGAACAGCGCGTCCAGCCCGGCCGGCAGCACGGTGCCGAGCCGCTCGGTGAGCTCCAGCAGCGGCCGGTGCATGACGGTCGTGTACTGCCCGTGGATGAGCCGGCCGGCCTGCTCGCGCACCGCCGCCACCACGCGCGGGTGACAGTGGCCGGTGCTGGTGACGCCGATGCCCGCGGTGAAGTCGAGGAAGCCGCGGCCGTCCGGGTCGAACACCCGGACGCCCTCGGCCCGGTCGACGAGCACCGGGGTGGCCTGCTTGAGCAGCGGTGACAGGTGCGCCATGAGTTCCTCCCGAACGAGCCGACGAGCGTATCGTTGGATTGTCGACAATCCCTCTGCCGCCTAGCATGGTCCCCGGACGCGCCGTCGGCAACCGGTCGGGCAGATCCGGCAGTGGTCGACGCGCGCACACCGCGACGACGAAGGGCGAAAGCGATGACAGGCAGCACCATCACCCCGCAGACGACCGCGCACGCCCTCACCGAGCGCGAACGGGAGGTGCTTGCCGCGGTGCCCGGCGAGCTGTTCATCGCCGGGCGCTGGCTGCCCGCCGCCGGCGGCGCCCGCTTCCCGGTACTGGATCCGGCCACCGGCGACGTGCTCTGCGAGGTCGCCGACGCCGGCCGGGACGACGCGCTGGACGCGCTCACCGCCGCCCACGAGGCGCAGGCCGCCTGGCAGGCCACCCCGCCGCGAGAGCGCAGCGAGATCCTGCGCCGGGCGTACCAGCTGCTGGTCGACCGGAGCAACGAGCTGGCGCTGCTGATGACGATGGAGATGGGCAAGCCACTCGCCGAGGCAGCCGGCGAGATCGCCTACGCGGCCGAGTTCTTCCGTTGGTTCGCCGAGGAGGCGGTCCGCATCGACGGTGGGTACGCGACCGCGCCGGACGGGGCCAGCCGGTTCCTGGTGCTGCACCAGCCGGTCGGCCCGTGCGTGCTCGTCACCCCGTGGAACTTCCCGATGGCCATGGGCACCCGCAAGATCGGCCCGGCGATCGCCGCCGGCTGCACCATGGTGCTCAAGCCGGCCGAGCAGACCCCGCTGTGCGCGCTGGCACTCGCCGACATCCTGGCGCAGGCCGGGCTACCGGACGGGGTGCTCAACGTGGTGACCACCAGCCGCCCGGGCGAGGTGGTCGAGCCGATGCTGCGCGACGGCCGGGCCCGCAAGCTGTCGTTCACCGGCTCCACCCAGGTCGGCCGGCTGCTGCTGGCGCAGGCCGCGGACAAGGTGCTGCGCACCTCGATGGAGCTCGGCGGCAACGCACCGTTCCTGGTGTTCGACGACGCCGACCTGGACGCCGCGGTCGAGGGGGCGATGGCGGCCAAGATGCGCAACATCGGCGAGGCGTGCACCGCGGCGAACCGGTTCCTGGTGCAGCGCGGGGTGGCCGACGAGTTCGCCCGCCGGCTCGCCGAGCGGATGGCCGCGCTGAAGATGGGCCGCGGCACCGAACCGGGGGTGGTGGTCGGCCCGCTGATCGACGCCGCCGGCCGGGACAAGGTCACCGAGCTGGTCGCGGACGCCGTCGCCGGCGGCGCGACCGTGCTGACCGGCGGTACCGCGCTCGACGGGCCGGGCACGTTCTACCCGGCGACCGTGCTGACCGGGGTGCCGGCCGGCGCGCGGATCGGGCGCGAGGAGATCTTCGGCCCGGTGGCCGCGATCTCGGCGTTCGACACCGAGGACGAGGCGATCACCGCCGCCAACGACACCGAGTACGGCCTGGTGTCGTACGTGTACACCCGCGACCTGGCCCGGTCGCTGCGGCTCGCCGAGCGGCTGGACGCCGGCATGATCGGGCTGAACAAGGGCGTGGTGTCCAACCCGGCCGCGCCGTTCGGCGGGGTGAAGCAGTCCGGCCTCGGCCGGGAGGGCGGCCGGGTTGGTATCGACGAGTTCCTGGAGACCAAGTACGTGGCGATCCCGGCGCCCTGAGGGTCACCCGGCGCGGTCCAGCCGGCCCGCGACCGGAGTCGACGGGCCGGCGCCGGTGTCCGCGGGCGCCGACGACGCGCCGGCAGCCGGGGACGAGGACGGCCCGCTGCCCATGGCCGGGGCCGGCGGCGCGCCGGTGCCGGCGGCGGGGCCCAGCGGCGCGCCGGTGCCGGCGAGCACCGCGGCGGCGGCTCGGGCCAGCTGGTCGAGGCGGTCGATCTCGGTGCGGTGGAACGCCGGCCCGGTGGTGCGCGCCACGACCAGCACCGCGTCGTCGGTCAGCGGGGCCAGCGCCGCCCGGGTACCGTCCGCCAGCGGGTAGGCGCGGGGCCGGGCCGGGCTGATCGGGCCGAGCGCGGGCGCGACCGGCGCTCGCACGCTGGTCAGTACCGTCGTCGGCGTCGCACCGGTGCTCACCACCGCGGCCCAGTCGGCACCGAACAGGTCGGGTACCGCGTCCACCAGCGTCGCGGCGGCCCGCGGCGGGTCGGCGGCGAGCTGCCCCAGTACCGCGAGCCCGGCCGCGGGCGCCATCTCCCGGGGCCGCCAGGCCGCGAGCACCCGTACCCCCGGGATCGTCTCGACCCGCTCGGTGAGCTGCTCGACGGTCAGCGACCCGAGCCGCAGCGACAGTTCGTCGATGGCCCGGCCCGAGCCGGTCTCCAGCACGCCGACCTGCAGGATGTCGGCGCCGATCACGCCCAGCGTCCAGGCCAGCCGGCCCAGCGACCCGGGCGAGTCGGGCAGCACGACCCGCACCCGTACCAGCATCTCGTCCTCCGCTCCGTCTCCGGTACGGAGTGTGGCCGACGGCTGTTGCCGGTGTGTTGCCGAGCGATGTCCGGCATCGGCCGGCCAGACGCGAGCGGTGGCGGTGGGTGCTGGCGGGAACACGGTCCGGCGCACACCCCGGCATGCCTGCCCGGCCGTGTCGGTGGGTGGGCCTACAGTGCTGGTGCCGGAAGCCGGTACCGGAGCCGCGAGGGGGGCTGTGGCCGTGAAGATCCTGCACACCTCCGACTGGCACGTCGGAAAGGTGCTCAAGGGACGTCCACGCATCGACGAGCACATCCGGGTGCTCGCCGAGCTGGTGCGCATCGCCGAGGCGGAGCGACCCGACCTGGTGATCGTCGCCGGTGACCTGTACGAGACGGCGGCGCCGAGCCCGGAGGCGACCCGGGTGGTGGTGCGCGCGCTGACCGCGCTGCGGCGCACCGGCGCGCAGGTGGTGGCGGTCGCCGGCAACCACGACAACGGCGCGGCGCTCGACGCGCTGCGCGGCTGGGCGGACGCGGCCGGCATCGCGCTGCGCGGCACGATCCGCTCGGCCGACGACCCGGTGGTGACCGGCACGACGGCCGGCGGCGAGGACTTCACGCTGGTGGCGCTGCCGTTCGTCTCGCAGCGCTACGCGGTGCGGGCGAGTGAGATGTTCCAGCTCACCGGCGCGGAGGCGAACCAGACCTACGCCGACCACCTGAGCCGGCTGCTGGACGCGCTGACCGGCTCGTTCCGGGCCGACTCGGTCAACCTGATCACCGGGCACCTGACCGTGGTGGGCGCGACCGCCGGTGGCGGCGAGCGCGAGGCGCACACCATCCAGGCGTACGCGGTGCCCGCCACCCTGTTCCCCAGCTCGGCGCACTACGTGGCGCTCGGCCACCTGCACCGACAGCAGGCGGTGCCCGGTCCGTGCCCGGTGCACTACTCGGGCAGCCCGCTCGCGATCGACTTCGGCGAGCAGGACAACTCCCCCGGGGTGCTGATCGTGCAGGCGTCCCCGGGCACGCCGGCCACCGTGCGCCCGGTGCCGATCACCTCGGCCCGCCGGCTGCGCACGGTCACCGGCACGCTGGACGAGCTGGCCGCGCTGAGCGTCGACGACGACACCTGGCTGCGGGTGTACGTGCGGGAGAAGCCGCGGGCCGGGCTGCGCGAGCGGGTGCAGGAGCTGCTGCCCGGCGCGCTGGAGGTGCGCATCGACCCGGAGCTGCTGGCGCAGGTGGGCGGCACCGCCCAGCGGGTCGGCCGGGCCGGGCAGAGCCCGCGCCGGCTGTTCGCCGACTACCTGACCGAGGTCGGCCACGACGACGCCGCGGTGCGCGAGCTGTTCGACCGGCTGCACGAGGAGGTGGGCTGATGCGCCCGGTCCGGCTGGACGTGGCCGGCTTCACGGTGTTCCGGGACGAGACCACGATCGACTTCACCGGCGCTGAGTTCTTCGTGCTGCTCGGCCCGACCGGTTCGGGCAAGTCGACGGTCCTGGATGCGATCTGCTTCGCGCTGTACGGCACCGTCCCGCGCTGGGACCACCTGCGTTCGGTGGAGAACGCGCTGTCCCCGTCGGCGTCCGAGGCCCGGGTGCGGCTGGTGTTCGAGTCCGCCGGCGTGCGCTACGTGGCGACCCGGGTGTTGCGACGCAGCGCCCGCGGCAAGGTGAACACCGTCCGGGCCGGGCTGGAGCGGCTGCCCGCCGGCCTCGATCTGTCCACCTTGGACGACACCGGGCGAGACGAGCTCGGCGAGGTGCTCGCCGGCACGCCGTCGGAGATGGTCGAGGCGGTCGCCGCCACGGTCGGCATGCCGTACGAGCAGTTCACCACCTGCGTGGTGCTGCCGCAGGGCGAGTTCGCCGAGTTCCTGCACGCCAAGCCGGCGAAGCGGCAGGAGATCCTGGTCAACCTGCTGGGGCTGCGGGTCTACCAGCGGGTCGCGGAGCGGGCCCGGCTCGCCGCCAAGGAGGCCGACAGCGACGTCCGGGCGGCCGAGGCGCTGCTCGCCGACCTGTCCGACGCGACCGAGCAGGCGGTCACCGAGGCGGCCGAGCGGGTGGCGCAGCTGCGGGAGCTGGACGCCCAGGTTGCCGCGCGGGTGCCGGAGCTGACCGATGCCGAGCGCCAGGCCGCCGACGCCCGCGAGGCGCTGGCGGAGCTGGACGCCGAGGGCCGGCTGCTCGCCGGGGTCACCGCACCGGCCGGCGTCGCCGAACTTGCAAGCGGTGCGGAGCGCGCCGCGGCCGCGGTCGGCACGGCGCTCGCCGCGGTCACCGACGCCGAGACCGCCGAGGAGCAGGCGGCACGCCGGCTGGAGGAGGCCGGCGACGCGGCAGCCCTGCGTGTCCTGCTCGACCGGCACCGCGAGCACGACCGGCTCGCCGCCGAGCTGACCGAGGTCGGCCGCCAGATCGAGATGCTGACGGCCGACCGGGACGCCGCCGCCGGGCGGCTGGCCGCCGCGGAGACCGCGCTCGCCGCCGCGGAGGCCGCCGTTGCCGCCGCCCAGACCGCGCAGACCGCGGCGGCGCTGCGGCCCGAGCTGCACGTCGGCGAGCCGTGCCCGGTGTGCGCGCAGCCGGTCGACACCCTGCCGCCGCCGATCGACGCGCCCGCGTTGTCAGCGGCCCGCAACACCGCGAGCAAGGCCCGGGCCGCGCGGGACACCGCGGACCGGGCGGCGCGGGACCGCTCCGGTGCCTGTACCGCCGCGACCCACCACCGCAGCCAGCTCGCCGGCCGGGTCGAGGTGCTCGCCGCCGAGCTGGCCGGCCAACCCACGCCGGACGAACTCACCGCCCGGCTGGCGGGGCTGGACGAGCTGCGTGCCGCACACGCCGCCGCCCGGACGGCGGTCGCGCAGGCCCGCCGCGAGCTGCAGCGGGCCCGGTCGGCGGCCGACGACGCCGACCGGCGGCTACGCACCGGCTGGCGGACCTACGACGAGGCACGGGACGCGGTGTCCCGGTTCGGCCCACCGGCCGCCGACCGGGACGACCTGGCCGGCGCATGGTCGGCGCTGGTCGTCTGGTGCGCCGCGGCCGCCGACGAGCGGCGCGCGGCCCGGGCCGACCGGCTCGCCGCCGCCAAGCGGGCCGCGGCGGCCGCCGACGCGGTTCGCGGCAAGGTCGGCGCGCTGCTGGCCGAGTGCGGGGTCGCCGGCCCGGGCGAGCAGGGCGCCGACGCGGCGGCGTACCAGCTGGTGACGGCGCTGGCGGTGCAGCAGGCCGAGGCCGAGCACCGGCGCGCGGCCGAGCGCGGCGAGCAGTCGGCGGCGCTGCGGGCCCGGCGGGCCGAGCACGTCCGGTCCGCCGAGGTGGCACGGGCGCTGGCCGGACACCTCGCCGCGGACCGGTTCCAGCGCTGGCTGCTGACCGAGGCGATGGACCTGCTCGTCGACGGCGCCTCGACGATCCTGCGCGAGCTGTCCGCCGGGCAGTACTCGCTGGCCTACGACGGCGGGGAGTTCTTCGTCGTCGACCACCACGACGCGGAGCTGCGCCGGGCGGTGCGCACGCTGTCCGGCGGGGAGACGTTCCAGGCGTCGCTGGCGCTCGCGCTGGCGCTGTCCGAGCAGCTCGCCGGGCTGTCCACCACCGCGACCAGTCTGGAGTCGATCATGCTGGACGAGGGGTTCGGCACCCTCGACCCGGGCACCCTGGACACCGTCGCCGCGACGCTGGAGAATCTCGCCGCGCACGGCGACCGGATGGTCGGCCTGGTCACTCACGTGGCCGAGCTGGCCGAGCGGATCCCGGTGCGGTTCGTGGTGCGCAAGGACGCCCGCGGCGCGCACGTCACCCGGGAGAGCACATGAGCATGCGGCGTGATCGCCGGTGAGCGCGGGGGGTGTGCGGTGAGAGTGCACGTCGACGCCTGGGACCCGTCGTACGGGCGGTCCTTCGAGGCGGACGCCGGTGGCGCGGCCGGCCCGGCGGCGGCGAGCAGCGCGCCGGTCGACGCCGCGGTGGAGCGACCGACCGGCGCCTGGGCGCCGCTGACACCGCCCGGTGAGGTCCGCTCCCCGCACACGGTGCTGCTGGTCGACGGGGTCCGCCGGATCGACGCGCGGGTCTGGGTGGAGGACGACGAGGGGGTCGCCCGCCCCGGCGTCTGCGCGTCGTACGCGGCGGGTGCGGTGCGCTGCGATCTCGCCGCCGGCGCGGCCGAGCTGGCGCTGTCGGCGGTGACGCACGGGCTGTTCGCGCCCGGCCCGTCGGTGGCGCCGCTGCGCGCCCACGACCGCGCGGTGTACGTGCCGCACCGGGTCGTCGGCGACGACCCCAGCCAGGTCGACGCGGAGCTGCAGGGCCGGTTGTACGAGCTGGAGGTGCAGGTCTCCCAGCGGGTCCGGGCCGAGGCCGGCAGCAAGGACGACCTGCTCGTGGTGGACGGTCCGCTGCGCGGCCGCACCGGCATGCCGCGCACCCTCGGCTACGCCAAGACGCACCACAAGCAGTACCTCGACGGCGACCTGACCCGGGTGGTCACCGCGCTCGCGCCGGGTCAGCGCACCCCGCTGTTCCTGCTCGGCGGCCAGTGGCACCGCTACTCCTGGTACCTGCGGCTGCCGGCCGGCGCGAGCTCGGCGCCGACCCGCTCGGCACCGATCGGCTCGCCGTGGTCGGGCATCGTCCGGCTGGAGTGTCCGGCCGACTGGTCGCTGCCGGACGCGATCGGCTGGGCGGATCTGTCCGCGGTGACGCTGCCCCGGTTCGCCTCCACCCCGTACAAGGACCCGCGGGCGCCGCAGAACCTGGTGCCGATCGCCGGGCTGGAGCGCCGGCTGCGCGGCCTGCTCGGCGACCCGCGGCTGCTGCTGCGCGGCCTGCGCACCGCGGCCGCCCGCACATCGGCGGCACCGGCCGGGGCGGGCGCCGTACCGGCAAGGACGACGGCGTGACCGCGGCCGACCGCGTCCTCGCCGCACCCGCCCGGTACGACTTCGGCCGCACCGTCGCCGTGCTGCGCACCGGCCGGCACGATCCCACCACGCGGCTGGCTCGTGGCGAGCTGTGGAAGGCGAGCCGCACGCCGGACGGGCCGGGCACCGTGCACCTGTCGTACCGGCAGCCGGCGGTGACGGCGACCGGGTACGGGCCGGGCGCCGGCTGGCTGCTGGAGCGCGCGGATGCGCTGGCCGGGCTGCGCGACGACCCGGCCGGGTTCCTGCCGCTGGCCCGGCAGCATCCGGTGGTCGCCGTGCTCGCCGACGGGATGCCGGGGCTGCGGCTGGCCCGGACCGAGCGGGTGTTCGACGAGCTGGTCCGGGTGGTGCTGGCGCAGAAGGTGACCACCATCGAGGCGACCCGGTCGTACGCGGCGCTGGTCCGGCGGTTCGGTGAGCCGGCGCCGGGGCCGGTGCCGTTGCTGCTGCCGCCGGCCGCCGAGACGATCGCCGCGGCGCCGTACTGGATGTTCCACCCGCTCGGGATCGAGCAGCGCCGGGCCGACACGCTGCGCCGGCTCGCCGCGGTCGCCGACCGGCTGGAGTGCACCGTGCACGAGCCGCCGGACCAGGCCCGCAGGCTGCTGATGACCCGCCCCGGGGTCGGCCCGTGGACCGCCGCCGAGGTGGCGGCGGTGGCGTACGGCGACCCGGACGCGGTCAGCGTCGGCGACTACCACGTGCCCCACCAGGTGGCGTACGCGCTGGCCGGCGAGCAGCGCGGCACCGACCAGCGGATGCTGGAGCTGCTCGCCCCGTTCGGCGGGCACCGGGCCCGGGTGATCCGGCTGGTGGTGCACGCCGGGGTGCAGGAGCCACGCCGCGCGCCGCGGGCAGCGCTGCGCTCCTTCGCCCGGTTCTGAGCGGGCCCCGACGGCCTGACCGCGCCGGTCGGCTCAGAGGTACTCCTCGTGCAGGTCGGCGACCTCGTCGCGGGGCACCCAGGACTGGTAGACGCCGCGGTCGAACCGGTCCAGGCCGAGCCGTTCGGCCTGCGGTGCCCGACCGCCGGTGTACTCGATGCGCAGCCACTGCTCGTGCTCGGCGAGCACCTTGACCGGCTCGTCGCGGTAGCTGCCGGTGGTGATCACGTAGCCGAACTCGTCGAGGTCGGAGAACGGCACGACCCGGCGGTACCGGCCGGCGGTGATCGCCTCGAAGCCGACCCGGTCGGCGCGCTCGGAGTACAGGTGGGCGCCGGCGCTGCTCGGCGCGGCGTCGAACTCGTCGCCCTGCCAGCGGGCGTAGTAGCCGTCCCGGATCACTGCTCCCCCACCAGTTCACGGTTGACCAGCCAGCGCCGCTCGTCCGCGTCGTACACCGCGACGAAGGTGTGTTCGCCGGCGGCGTCGATGCGCCACATCTCCGCCTGGTGCGGCAGCCGCATGCTGTGGATCTTGTACTCGGGGATGGTCAGCCGGGACCCGGCGACCTGCCCGTCGCCGGCGAACGGCGGATGCTCCACCACCCAGCCGCCCGGCACCTCGGCGAGCCGCTCGTCGTCGGTCGCGCCGAGCGGCGGGCGGTACAGCTCGGCCCGGTACGCGGTCCAGCGCAGCAGGAACAGCGACTCGTCGGTCACCGCGAACGGCGAACCCGGGTATCCCAGGCCCAGGTTGCGCACGATGTCCGGGACGGTCTCCAACTCGGCGGTGTCCTGCCAGCGGTGCACGTAGCCGGCCACCCAGTCGTACCCCTTGTCCAGGTAGAACCGGACCTGGTTGGGCGGCACCGCCTTCTGCATCACGGTCGGCACCGTCGTCTCGTCGTGCTCGTCCTCGGCCGGCTCGGCGTTCGGCGGCCAGTCGCGCGCCGCCGCCGGCGCCCACGGATCGTGGGCCGGCTCGTCGGCCGGTGGCTCCGGCTCGGTGACGCCGAACTCCCCGCCGGCGATCTGCCGGATCAGGCTCGCCGGCAGGTGCGCGGCGAGCACCAGCCCCGGGTCGACCACCAGCGACCAGCCCGGGTCGGGCCACTGGTCGACCAGGTCGCGGAACCGCACCGGCCGCCCCTGCTCGTACTGGCCGACGGTGGAGACCGCCATCGCCGCCGGCGAGGTGTACGCGGCGACGAACGTGCGCTCGTCGGCGACCATCGTCGGCCACACCGTCCGGTCGTCGTCGCCGACCGGCAGCACCAACTCGGCGCCGGACAGCAGCCGCAGGTACTGCTCCTGGTCGCCGGCGGCGAGCGCCTCTCGCATCTGCCGTTCCAGGTCGTTCA
This genomic interval carries:
- a CDS encoding amidase; the encoded protein is MTEPSRANPSGADPAGPTPAGLAAEDVLARTASELVAGYSTGELSPVAVTTATLRRIEKRDPELNAYCLVDADGALDQAELAEQRWGQGNPIGLLDGVPVAVKDLLLLAGAPTRRGSRTIEPDQPWPDDSPATARLREHGAVLVGKTTTPEFGWKGVTDSPLTGVTRNPWAPDRTPGGSSGGSAAAAAAGLCALAIGTDGGGSIRIPAAFCGIVGFKPTYGRVPAWPASPFGLLSHVGPMARSVDDVALALDVLSLRDSRDPAALAPPVGSYREAVRRPVRGLVAAYSATLGHAEVDTEVTDLVEQAVDALSVEVGLRVELADPGFDDPLEVFETLWSAGAAHAVAAVPPERREQLDPGLRRLGEAGGRLSLEAYQTALDARNVLGVTLGVFHESYDVLLTPTVPVPAFEAGHDVPPGGEWTRWPQWTPFSYPFNLTGQPAATVPVGLTADGRPVGLQVVGPRHSDDLVLAVCRALEAVRPWPLTAPDAG
- a CDS encoding DUF3830 family protein encodes the protein MMARFVEISLAKRGAVCVARLLDAEAPATCAAVWDALPVDGPAYHAKYARNEIYALLPALATSPPMEHPTVTPLPGDVCFFAFEGTEIGSPAYGYDAGSAAHGGPQVIDLALFYGRNNLLINGDRGFVPGSVFATVEQGLPAMAEAAQDMWLRGVEGERLQFRRLDDR
- a CDS encoding aspartate aminotransferase family protein — its product is MAHLSPLLKQATPVLVDRAEGVRVFDPDGRGFLDFTAGIGVTSTGHCHPRVVAAVREQAGRLIHGQYTTVMHRPLLELTERLGTVLPAGLDALFYANSGSEAVEAALRLARQATGRPNIVVFDGSFHGRTIGAASLTRSGTRFSAGFAPLMAGVHTAPFPYAYHYGWDEDTATDFALRELDYLFATGTAPNDTAAIFVEPVLGEGGYVPANERFLAGVRERADRYGIVLVLDEVQTGFGRTGRYWGHEHFGIRPDVQVIAKGLASGFPLSGIAASEELMTKAWPGSQGGTYGGNAVACAAALATLSVIEDEKLVDNAAEQGRRLIDGARKVAAAHPVIGDVRGLGLMVGSEFTTADGEPDTATAQRAQQAAAARGLLLLTCGAYSNVVRMIPPLVVTADEIDEALELWSAAVTDATS
- a CDS encoding NAD-dependent succinate-semialdehyde dehydrogenase; this encodes MTGSTITPQTTAHALTEREREVLAAVPGELFIAGRWLPAAGGARFPVLDPATGDVLCEVADAGRDDALDALTAAHEAQAAWQATPPRERSEILRRAYQLLVDRSNELALLMTMEMGKPLAEAAGEIAYAAEFFRWFAEEAVRIDGGYATAPDGASRFLVLHQPVGPCVLVTPWNFPMAMGTRKIGPAIAAGCTMVLKPAEQTPLCALALADILAQAGLPDGVLNVVTTSRPGEVVEPMLRDGRARKLSFTGSTQVGRLLLAQAADKVLRTSMELGGNAPFLVFDDADLDAAVEGAMAAKMRNIGEACTAANRFLVQRGVADEFARRLAERMAALKMGRGTEPGVVVGPLIDAAGRDKVTELVADAVAGGATVLTGGTALDGPGTFYPATVLTGVPAGARIGREEIFGPVAAISAFDTEDEAITAANDTEYGLVSYVYTRDLARSLRLAERLDAGMIGLNKGVVSNPAAPFGGVKQSGLGREGGRVGIDEFLETKYVAIPAP
- a CDS encoding exonuclease SbcCD subunit D; amino-acid sequence: MKILHTSDWHVGKVLKGRPRIDEHIRVLAELVRIAEAERPDLVIVAGDLYETAAPSPEATRVVVRALTALRRTGAQVVAVAGNHDNGAALDALRGWADAAGIALRGTIRSADDPVVTGTTAGGEDFTLVALPFVSQRYAVRASEMFQLTGAEANQTYADHLSRLLDALTGSFRADSVNLITGHLTVVGATAGGGEREAHTIQAYAVPATLFPSSAHYVALGHLHRQQAVPGPCPVHYSGSPLAIDFGEQDNSPGVLIVQASPGTPATVRPVPITSARRLRTVTGTLDELAALSVDDDTWLRVYVREKPRAGLRERVQELLPGALEVRIDPELLAQVGGTAQRVGRAGQSPRRLFADYLTEVGHDDAAVRELFDRLHEEVG